One segment of Anser cygnoides isolate HZ-2024a breed goose chromosome 5, Taihu_goose_T2T_genome, whole genome shotgun sequence DNA contains the following:
- the GNPNAT1 gene encoding glucosamine 6-phosphate N-acetyltransferase, with protein sequence MMPVATVMPDDTPMFDPSILHELDWSENTTTFSPAISPLEPGDGLVMRPLCTADVNRGFFKVLGQLTETGVVSPEQFIKTFEHMKRSGDYYVTVVEDTNLGQIVATATLVIEHKFTHSCAKRGRIEDVVVSGECRGKQLGKLLTSTLTLLSKRLNCYKITLECLPKNVAFYKKFGYSVSEENYMFQRFFN encoded by the exons ATGATGCCTGTTGCAACCGTGATGCCTGATGACACGCCGATGTTTGACCCGAGTATTCTTCACGAGCTTGACTGGAGCGAGAACACGACGACGTTTTCTCCTGCTATTTCTCCGTTGGAGCCAGGAGATGGCCTAGTAATGAGACCGCTTTGCACGGCTGATGTAAATCGAG GCTTTTTCAAGGTTCTGGGTCAGCTGACTGAAACGGGAGTTGTGAGCCCAGAGCAGTTTATCA AAACCTTTGAGCACATGAAGAGATCTGGAGATTACTACGTTACTGTCGTGGAAGATACAAATCTCGGGCAGATCGTTGCTACAGCAACGCTGGTTATAGAACATAAGTTCACTCACTCCTGTGCAAAG AGAGGAAGGATAGAAGACGTAGTAGTAAGCGGGGagtgcagaggaaagcagcTTGGTAAGCT aTTAACATCCACTCTTACACTACTAAGTAAGAGACTGAACTGTTACAAAATCACGCTTGAGTGTCTGCCAAAAAATGTGGCTTTCTATAAGAAGTTTGGCTACTCGGTATCTGAAGAAAACTACATGTTTCAACGGTTCTTTAATTAA
- the STYX gene encoding serine/threonine/tyrosine-interacting protein isoform X1 — protein MELAKPAFPALPQAKEDSEDWTYPMRREMQEILPGLFLGPYSSAMKSKLPILQKHGITHVICIRQNIEANFIKPNFQQLFRYLVLDIADNPVENIIRFFPMTKEFIDGSLQSGGKVLVHGNAGISRSAALVIAYIMETFGVKYRDAFTYVQERRFCINPNAGFVHQLQEYEAIYLAKLTIQMMSPLQLERSLSVPPGTTGSLKRMHEEDEELGTMQVAAAQNG, from the exons gattgGACCTATCCCATGAGGAGAGAGATGCAG GAAATTTTACCCGGGTTATTTTTAGGCCCGTATTCTTCAGCTATGAAAAGCAAG ctacCTATACTTCAGAAACATGGAATCACCCATGTAATATGCATACGGCAAAACATTGAAGCAAACTTTATTAAACCAAACTTCCAACAGCTGTTTAG GTATTTAGTCCTGGATATTGCAGATAATCCGGTTGAGAATATAATACGATTTTTCCCTATG acTAAAGAATTTATTGATGGAAGTTTACAAAGTGGAG GAAAAGTTCTTGTCCATGGAAACGCAGGGATTTCTAGAAG tgctgccTTAGTTATTGCATACATAATGGAAACATTTGGGGTGAAGTACAG GGATGCATTTACTTATGTTCAAGAAAGAAGATTCTGTATTAATCCTAATGCTGGATTTGTCCACCAACTTCAG gaatATGAAGCCATCTATCTAGCAAAATTGACCATCCAGATGATGTCACCACTGCAGCTGGAGAGATCCCTCTCTGTTCCACCTGGTACTACAG gaAGTTTAAAGCGAATGCACGAAGAGGACGAAGAACTTGGTACCATGCaagtggcagcagcacagaatgGATGA
- the STYX gene encoding serine/threonine/tyrosine-interacting protein isoform X2 — translation MRREMQEILPGLFLGPYSSAMKSKLPILQKHGITHVICIRQNIEANFIKPNFQQLFRYLVLDIADNPVENIIRFFPMTKEFIDGSLQSGGKVLVHGNAGISRSAALVIAYIMETFGVKYRDAFTYVQERRFCINPNAGFVHQLQEYEAIYLAKLTIQMMSPLQLERSLSVPPGTTGSLKRMHEEDEELGTMQVAAAQNG, via the exons ATGAGGAGAGAGATGCAG GAAATTTTACCCGGGTTATTTTTAGGCCCGTATTCTTCAGCTATGAAAAGCAAG ctacCTATACTTCAGAAACATGGAATCACCCATGTAATATGCATACGGCAAAACATTGAAGCAAACTTTATTAAACCAAACTTCCAACAGCTGTTTAG GTATTTAGTCCTGGATATTGCAGATAATCCGGTTGAGAATATAATACGATTTTTCCCTATG acTAAAGAATTTATTGATGGAAGTTTACAAAGTGGAG GAAAAGTTCTTGTCCATGGAAACGCAGGGATTTCTAGAAG tgctgccTTAGTTATTGCATACATAATGGAAACATTTGGGGTGAAGTACAG GGATGCATTTACTTATGTTCAAGAAAGAAGATTCTGTATTAATCCTAATGCTGGATTTGTCCACCAACTTCAG gaatATGAAGCCATCTATCTAGCAAAATTGACCATCCAGATGATGTCACCACTGCAGCTGGAGAGATCCCTCTCTGTTCCACCTGGTACTACAG gaAGTTTAAAGCGAATGCACGAAGAGGACGAAGAACTTGGTACCATGCaagtggcagcagcacagaatgGATGA